Proteins found in one Pempheris klunzingeri isolate RE-2024b chromosome 6, fPemKlu1.hap1, whole genome shotgun sequence genomic segment:
- the LOC139203089 gene encoding ICOS ligand-like isoform X1, translating into MGLSLFSSLKRKTSLDGFCVLHAHTLPLVLWRTGLLLSFLGFCACLEEECVLGIIGRPVSLPCLYPKLLTLVNFSIEWRKEEEVVLRSVWGQDGKVEESRSKSATISGDAVLTGNFSLELALVDPTQHKVYYSLFSISGENRSDLLCTVCLRTAAHFSFPLLQREEAAQGDETAFSCHSSGGFPEPAVYWLINDTEEPPEGSVRTLAASLPGSHLYNITSHLKVNISKDSSVSCTIENPFTNETLTSTSYGALGSQVVSRASEAMWIFSTALCAVVGVMVVIGVAYQIHLDRISKRKKHEYEHANRGNKRQGSLSREEAEPMKQEPKETDV; encoded by the exons ATGGGCCTGTCTTTGTTCTCCAGTTTAAAGAGGAAAACGTCTTTGGATGGTTTTTGTGTCTTGCATGCGCACACGTTGCCGCTGGTGCTGTGGCGCACAGGACTGCTGCTCAGCTTCCTGGGTTTCTGCGCCTGTCTGG AGGAGGAGTGCGTCCTCGGCATCATCGGCCGGCCAGTCTCGCTGCCCTGCCTTTACCCTAAATTATTAACCTTGGTGAATTTTTCCATTGagtggaggaaagaggaagaagtggTGCTCAGATCGGTGTGGGGACAGGATGGGAAAGTGGAAGAGTCGCGCTCGAAAAGTGCCACAATCTCTGGTGACGCTGTCCTGACCGGAAACTTCTCTCTGGAGCTGGCCTTGGTGGATCCTACACAACACAAAGTCTATTACAGTCTGTTCAGCATTTCAGGGGAGAACCGGAGTGACCTGCTGTGCACCGTGTGCCTCAGGACAGCAG CCCATTTCAGCTTTCCTCTGCTTCAGAGGGAAGAGGCAGCGCAGGGGGATGAAACGGCCTTCTCCTGTCACTCCAGCGGTGGGTTTCCTGAGCCGGCGGTTTACTGGCTCATCAACGACACAGAGGAGCCTCCAGAGGGCTCAGTGAGGACCCTGGCAGCATCGCTCCCAGGCTCCCACCTCTACAACATCACAAGCCACCTGAAGGTCAACATTTCCAAAGACTCCAGCGTGTCGTGCACCATAGAGAACCCGTTCACGAACGAAACCCTGACATCCACGAGCT ATGGAGCGCTGGGCAGCCAGGTGGTGAGCCGAGCATCAGAGGCCATGTGGATCTTCAGCACGGCTCTGTGTGCCGTGGTGGGCGTCATGGTGGTGATCGGAGTGGCCTATCAGATTCACCTGGACAGGATAAGTAAGAGGAAGAAGCACGAATACGAACACGCCAACAGAG GAAACAAACGGCAAGGCAGCCTGTCCAGGGAGGAGGCGGAGCCGATGAAGCAGGAGCCGAAGGAGACCGATGTGTAA
- the tbc1d23 gene encoding TBC1 domain family member 23 isoform X2 yields the protein MADAVEEALQGSWDQDLAEALDSGGSDMEMERSIIQDHSAQHRAKMWKIALNVSGKGDSLSPWDGVLDLPEQTLIHNRSQQLIDQLEASDEEGSDMVADVESVITFYCKSRNISFTPELSWPHLLKPLLGLQLPRSDLYNCFYAVMNKYIPRDCVPNGRPFHLYRLLLQYHEPELCSFLDTKKITPDSYAINWLGSLFSSHCPPDVTQALWDFYLQQADPFLIFFLMLIMLVNAKETILAQEGHSKEDIIKMLEASPSLLESEDIEDLFSLAQYYQSKTPLSLRKMNQNLFGSSLVALKEEDTDLSQALCLPVSVPDILQANQLQQDGVRFFVVDCRPAEQYNAGHLSTAFHLDSDLMLQNPSEFALSVKSLLEAQKQSLESGSIASGEHLCFMGSGREEEDMYMNMVLAHFLQKNKEYVSIAKGGFMALQKHLVDMNVEGLDSSYVHWIVSTSGSHSSLSSADGESLSSPGDSKGVKSLVNKMTFALKSKSVNVKEKMISFIENTSTPVERHVSSSDRVGKPYRGVKPVFSIGDEEEYDTDEIDSSSMSDDDRKEIVNIQTWINKPDVKHHIPCNEVKETGHMFPSHLLITATHMYCLREIASRKGFAYIQSRQALNSVVKITSKKKHPELITFKFGSNNSAGVEISAVERYLIPNAGDATKVIKQQIMKVLDALESS from the exons ATGGCGGACGCCGTGGAGGAAGCTCTACAGGGCAGCTG GGACCAGGATCTGGCTGAGGCTCTGGACTCTGGCGGCTCTgacatggagatggagagaagcaTCATCCAGGATCATTCAGCTCAGCACAGGGCCAAGATGTGGAAG ATTGCTCTAAATGTCTCTGGAAAAGGAGATAGCCTGTCTCCCTGGGACGGCGTCCTCGATTTACCAGAACAGACCCTCATTCACAACCGCAGTCAGCAGCTCATTG ATCAGCTGGAAGCGTCAGACGAGGAGGGGAGCGATATGGTGGCTGATGTCGAGTCAGTCATCACTTTCTACTGTAAGTCCCGCAACATTTCCTTCACCCCAGAGCTGAGCTGGCCACACCTGCTCAAACCACTACTCGGGCTTCAGCTTCCCCGCAGTGACCTCTACAACTGCTTCTACGCTGTGATGAACAAATACATCCCCAG GGACTGTGTGCCGAACGGCCGACCTTTCCACCTGTACAGACTACTGCTGCAGTACCATGAGCCGGAGCTCTGCTCCTTCTTGGACACCAAAAAGATCACACCTGACTCCTACGCCATCAACTGG TTGGGCAGTCTGTTTTCCAGCCACTGCCCTCCCGACGTTACCCAGGCCTTGTGGGACTTCTACCTCCAGCAGGCTGACCCCttcctcattttcttcctcatgCTCATCATGCTCGTCAATGCCAA AGAGACCATCCTAGCACAAGAAGGACACAGCAAAGAGGACATCATCA AAATGCTGGAAgcgtctccctctctcctggaAAGCGAGGACATTGAAGATTTGTTCTCTCTGGCACAGTATTACCAGAGCAAGACCCCTTTGTCACTCAGAAAG ATGAACCAGAATCTGTTTGGTAGCAGCCTGGTGGCTCTAAAAGAAGAGGACACTGACCTGAGTCAGGCActgtgtctccccgtgtctgtCCCTGACATTCTGCAGGCcaaccagctgcagcag GATGGGGTGCGCTTCTTTGTGGTGGATTGTCGGCCTGCAGAGCAGTACAACGCTGGGCACCTGTCCACGGCCTTCCACCTGGACTCTGACCTG ATGCTCCAGAACCCCTCTGAGTTCGCCCTCTCTGTGAAGTCCCTCCTGGAGGCTCAGAAGCAGTCTTTGGAGTCCGGCTCCATCGCCAGCGGAGAGCACCTGTGCTTCATGGGcagtgggagggaggaggaggacatgtaCATGAACATGGTGCTGGCCCATTTCCTACAG aaaaacaaagaatatgTCAGCATTGCTAAAGGAGGTTTCATGG CCCTCCAGAAACATCTGGTAGACATGAATGTGGAAGGTCTCGACTCTTCATACGTCCACTGGATCGTCAGCACGTCAGGATCTCACAGCAGCCTCAGCTCTGCTGAT GGAGAGTCACTAAGTAGCCCTGGAGACAGCAAAGGCGTCAAGTCTTTGGTTAACAAAATGACGTTTGCTCTCAAGTCCAAGTCGGTAAACGTAAAGGAGAAGATGATCAGCTTCATCGAGAATACCTCCACCCCCGTAGAAAG GCATGTGAGCAGCAGTGACCGTGTTGGCAAACCTTACCGCGGGGTCAAGCCTGTTTTCAGTAttggtgatgaagaggagtaTGACACAG ATGAGATCGACAGCTCGTCCATGTCGGACGATGACAGGAAGGAGATTGTCAACATTCAGACCTGGATAAATAAACCAGATGTAAAGCATCACATTCCATGTAATGAGGTGAAAGAGACCGGTCACATGTTCCCCAG CCACTTGTTGATCACAGCGACTCACATGTACTGCCTGCGGGAGATCGCCTCAAGGAAAGGCTTTGCCTACATCCAGTCAAGACAAGCACTGAACTCCGTGGTGAAGATCACATCCAAAAAGAAGCACCCCGAACTGATTACGTTCAAGTTTGGCAGCAACAACTCAGCTGGAGTGGAGATATCGGCAGTTGAGAG ATATTTGATACCCAACGCGGGCGACGCCACCAAGGTCATTAAGCAGCAGATCATGAAAGTCCTGGATGCTCTGGAGAGCTCATAA
- the nit2 gene encoding omega-amidase NIT2 has product MSTLAKAMSKFRLAVVQLQVSSVKADNLSRARRLVKEAAEQGSKVVLLPECFNSPYGTNFFSAYAERIPGESTQVLSEAAKENKVYLVGGSIPEEDGGKLYNSCTVFGPDGELILKHRKIHLFDIDVPGKIRFQESETLSPGNSLSTFETPFCKVGVGICYDMRFAELAQLYSRKGCQLLVYPGAFNMTTGPAHWELLQRSRALDNQLYVATASPARDEAASYVAWGHSTVVNPWGEVVSKAGPEEAIIYADIDLQYLADIRQQIPITVQRRDDIYTVTSVQEGSS; this is encoded by the exons ATGTCCACTCTAGCCAAAGCAATGTCGA agtTCCGCCTGGCTGTGGTCCAGCTGCAGGTGTCGAGCGTCAAGGCGGACAACCTGAGCAGAGCCCGGAGGCTGGTGAAGGAGGCCGCGGAGCAAGGCAGCAAAGTGGTGCTGCTGccg GAGTGCTTCAATTCTCCGTATGGGACCAACTTCTTCTCTGCTTACGCTGAGAGGATCCCAGGAGAGTCCACCCAGGTGCTGTCAGAGGCGGCCAAGGAGAACAAGGTGTACCTAGTAGGAG GATCCATCCCCGAAGAGGACGGTGGGAAGTTGTATAACAGCTGCACAGTGTTTGGGCCTGACGGAGAGCTCATTCTGAAACACAGGAAG ATTCACCTCTTCGACATCGACGTTCCAGGGAAAATCCGCTTCCAGGAGTCTGAGACGCTGAGCCCAGGGAACAGTTTGTCAACGTTTGAAACGC CCTTCTGCAAAGTGGGTGTGGGGATTTGCTACGACATGAGGTTTGCAGAGCTGGCACAGCTCTATAGCAGGAAAG GCTGTCAGCTGCTCGTCTACCCCGGAGCCTTCAACATGACGACTGGTCCGGCCCACTGGGAGctcctccagaggagcag GGCGCTTGATAACCAATTGTACGTGGCCACAGCGTCTCCTGCCAGAGATGAAGCTGCTTCATACGTCGCCTGGGGTCACAGCACTGTAGTTAACCCATG GGGAGAAGTTGTGTCAAAGGCCGGACCAGAGGAGGCCATTATTTATGCTGATATCG ACCTGCAGTATTTAGCCGACATCCGGCAGCAGATCCCCATCACGGTGCAGCGTCGTGACGACATCTACACGGTCACGTCTGTGCAGGAAGGATCGAGCTGA
- the LOC139203116 gene encoding PI-PLC X domain-containing protein 1, protein MDLSCQDWMSDLPEELWDVPLAHLAIPGSHDAMSYCLDINSPLVRSESDFFRLLDGLFSCFTRPAIFKWATTQDKSIEEQLSMGIRFFDLRIAHKPNDSSSDLYFTHVIYTHLTVLETLLSVATWLDSHPKEIVILACSHFEGIDDKLHQSFILSLKRLFGSKLCPRKEPVVTLRSLWASGYQVVLSYDSQLAARHEELWPAIPYWWANQHTAQGVITYLNWHKDQGRPDGFFVSGLNLTADRYYITKNLKQSLQTLTFSNWECLREWLEEQIPGSDPKSLNIIAGDFVGPLPLCPLVIALNQKLIRKNAIR, encoded by the exons ATGGATCTCAGCTGCCAGGACTGGATGTCAGATCTCCCCGAGGAGCTGTGGGACGTTCCCCTGGCACACCTGGCCATACCCG GGAGCCATGACGCCATGAGCTACTGTCTGGACATAAACTCCCCCTTGGTCCGGTCCGAATCAGACTTTTTCAGGCTGCTGGATGGACTCTTCTCCTGCTTTACCAGACCTGCCATTTTTAAATGGGCTACAACACAG GACAAAAGCATCGAGGAGCAACTCTCGATGGGGATTCGGTTTTTCGATCTCCGCATTGCACACAAACCCAATGACTCGTCCAGCGACCTGTACTTCACACACGTCATCTACACACATTTGACAGTTTTG GAAACGCTGTTGTCTGTCGCCACCTGGCTGGACTCTCACCCAAAGGAGATCGTTATCCTCGCTTGCAGCCATTTTGAAGGGATCGATGACAAACTCCATCAGTCCTTTATTTTATCCTTGAAGAGGCTTTTCGGCTCAAAGCTCTGCCCCCGCAAG GAGCCCGTCGTGACCTTGCGGAGTCTGTGGGCATCTGGTTACCAGGTCGTCCTGTCTTATGACTCCCAGCTTGCAGCCAGACATGAGGAGCTGTGGCCTGCCATCCCCTACTGGTGGGCCAACCAGCACACAGCACAAGGAGTGATCACTTACCTGAACTGGCACAAGGACCAGGGACGTCCAG atggCTTCTTCGTCTCCGGCCTGAACCTGACAGCTGATAGGTATTACATCACCAAGAACCTGAAGCAATCCCTGCAGACGCTAACGTTCAGTAACTGGGAGTGTTTGAGGGAATGGCTGGAGGAGCAGATCCCTGGGTCGGACCCCAAGAGCCTCAACATCATCGCAGGAGACTTTGTGGgtcccctccccctctgcccTCTGGTCATAGCACTGAACCAAAAACTAATCAGGAAGAATGccatcagataa
- the tbc1d23 gene encoding TBC1 domain family member 23 isoform X1, which translates to MADAVEEALQGSWDQDLAEALDSGGSDMEMERSIIQDHSAQHRAKMWKIALNVSGKGDSLSPWDGVLDLPEQTLIHNRSQQLIDQLEASDEEGSDMVADVESVITFYCKSRNISFTPELSWPHLLKPLLGLQLPRSDLYNCFYAVMNKYIPRDCVPNGRPFHLYRLLLQYHEPELCSFLDTKKITPDSYAINWLGSLFSSHCPPDVTQALWDFYLQQADPFLIFFLMLIMLVNAKETILAQEGHSKEDIIKMLEASPSLLESEDIEDLFSLAQYYQSKTPLSLRKMNQNLFGSSLVALKEEDTDLSQALCLPVSVPDILQANQLQQDGVRFFVVDCRPAEQYNAGHLSTAFHLDSDLMLQNPSEFALSVKSLLEAQKQSLESGSIASGEHLCFMGSGREEEDMYMNMVLAHFLQKNKEYVSIAKGGFMALQKHLVDMNVEGLDSSYVHWIVSTSGSHSSLSSADGESLSSPGDSKGVKSLVNKMTFALKSKSVNVKEKMISFIENTSTPVERMSFNLPWPEKVIPDRHVSSSDRVGKPYRGVKPVFSIGDEEEYDTDEIDSSSMSDDDRKEIVNIQTWINKPDVKHHIPCNEVKETGHMFPSHLLITATHMYCLREIASRKGFAYIQSRQALNSVVKITSKKKHPELITFKFGSNNSAGVEISAVERYLIPNAGDATKVIKQQIMKVLDALESS; encoded by the exons ATGGCGGACGCCGTGGAGGAAGCTCTACAGGGCAGCTG GGACCAGGATCTGGCTGAGGCTCTGGACTCTGGCGGCTCTgacatggagatggagagaagcaTCATCCAGGATCATTCAGCTCAGCACAGGGCCAAGATGTGGAAG ATTGCTCTAAATGTCTCTGGAAAAGGAGATAGCCTGTCTCCCTGGGACGGCGTCCTCGATTTACCAGAACAGACCCTCATTCACAACCGCAGTCAGCAGCTCATTG ATCAGCTGGAAGCGTCAGACGAGGAGGGGAGCGATATGGTGGCTGATGTCGAGTCAGTCATCACTTTCTACTGTAAGTCCCGCAACATTTCCTTCACCCCAGAGCTGAGCTGGCCACACCTGCTCAAACCACTACTCGGGCTTCAGCTTCCCCGCAGTGACCTCTACAACTGCTTCTACGCTGTGATGAACAAATACATCCCCAG GGACTGTGTGCCGAACGGCCGACCTTTCCACCTGTACAGACTACTGCTGCAGTACCATGAGCCGGAGCTCTGCTCCTTCTTGGACACCAAAAAGATCACACCTGACTCCTACGCCATCAACTGG TTGGGCAGTCTGTTTTCCAGCCACTGCCCTCCCGACGTTACCCAGGCCTTGTGGGACTTCTACCTCCAGCAGGCTGACCCCttcctcattttcttcctcatgCTCATCATGCTCGTCAATGCCAA AGAGACCATCCTAGCACAAGAAGGACACAGCAAAGAGGACATCATCA AAATGCTGGAAgcgtctccctctctcctggaAAGCGAGGACATTGAAGATTTGTTCTCTCTGGCACAGTATTACCAGAGCAAGACCCCTTTGTCACTCAGAAAG ATGAACCAGAATCTGTTTGGTAGCAGCCTGGTGGCTCTAAAAGAAGAGGACACTGACCTGAGTCAGGCActgtgtctccccgtgtctgtCCCTGACATTCTGCAGGCcaaccagctgcagcag GATGGGGTGCGCTTCTTTGTGGTGGATTGTCGGCCTGCAGAGCAGTACAACGCTGGGCACCTGTCCACGGCCTTCCACCTGGACTCTGACCTG ATGCTCCAGAACCCCTCTGAGTTCGCCCTCTCTGTGAAGTCCCTCCTGGAGGCTCAGAAGCAGTCTTTGGAGTCCGGCTCCATCGCCAGCGGAGAGCACCTGTGCTTCATGGGcagtgggagggaggaggaggacatgtaCATGAACATGGTGCTGGCCCATTTCCTACAG aaaaacaaagaatatgTCAGCATTGCTAAAGGAGGTTTCATGG CCCTCCAGAAACATCTGGTAGACATGAATGTGGAAGGTCTCGACTCTTCATACGTCCACTGGATCGTCAGCACGTCAGGATCTCACAGCAGCCTCAGCTCTGCTGAT GGAGAGTCACTAAGTAGCCCTGGAGACAGCAAAGGCGTCAAGTCTTTGGTTAACAAAATGACGTTTGCTCTCAAGTCCAAGTCGGTAAACGTAAAGGAGAAGATGATCAGCTTCATCGAGAATACCTCCACCCCCGTAGAAAG AATGTCTTTCAATCTGCCCTGGCCAGAGAAGGTGATTCCAGATCG GCATGTGAGCAGCAGTGACCGTGTTGGCAAACCTTACCGCGGGGTCAAGCCTGTTTTCAGTAttggtgatgaagaggagtaTGACACAG ATGAGATCGACAGCTCGTCCATGTCGGACGATGACAGGAAGGAGATTGTCAACATTCAGACCTGGATAAATAAACCAGATGTAAAGCATCACATTCCATGTAATGAGGTGAAAGAGACCGGTCACATGTTCCCCAG CCACTTGTTGATCACAGCGACTCACATGTACTGCCTGCGGGAGATCGCCTCAAGGAAAGGCTTTGCCTACATCCAGTCAAGACAAGCACTGAACTCCGTGGTGAAGATCACATCCAAAAAGAAGCACCCCGAACTGATTACGTTCAAGTTTGGCAGCAACAACTCAGCTGGAGTGGAGATATCGGCAGTTGAGAG ATATTTGATACCCAACGCGGGCGACGCCACCAAGGTCATTAAGCAGCAGATCATGAAAGTCCTGGATGCTCTGGAGAGCTCATAA
- the LOC139203089 gene encoding ICOS ligand-like isoform X2: MNSFSVKQEEECVLGIIGRPVSLPCLYPKLLTLVNFSIEWRKEEEVVLRSVWGQDGKVEESRSKSATISGDAVLTGNFSLELALVDPTQHKVYYSLFSISGENRSDLLCTVCLRTAAHFSFPLLQREEAAQGDETAFSCHSSGGFPEPAVYWLINDTEEPPEGSVRTLAASLPGSHLYNITSHLKVNISKDSSVSCTIENPFTNETLTSTSYGALGSQVVSRASEAMWIFSTALCAVVGVMVVIGVAYQIHLDRISKRKKHEYEHANRGNKRQGSLSREEAEPMKQEPKETDV; this comes from the exons ATGAATTCCTTCAGCGTGaaacaag AGGAGGAGTGCGTCCTCGGCATCATCGGCCGGCCAGTCTCGCTGCCCTGCCTTTACCCTAAATTATTAACCTTGGTGAATTTTTCCATTGagtggaggaaagaggaagaagtggTGCTCAGATCGGTGTGGGGACAGGATGGGAAAGTGGAAGAGTCGCGCTCGAAAAGTGCCACAATCTCTGGTGACGCTGTCCTGACCGGAAACTTCTCTCTGGAGCTGGCCTTGGTGGATCCTACACAACACAAAGTCTATTACAGTCTGTTCAGCATTTCAGGGGAGAACCGGAGTGACCTGCTGTGCACCGTGTGCCTCAGGACAGCAG CCCATTTCAGCTTTCCTCTGCTTCAGAGGGAAGAGGCAGCGCAGGGGGATGAAACGGCCTTCTCCTGTCACTCCAGCGGTGGGTTTCCTGAGCCGGCGGTTTACTGGCTCATCAACGACACAGAGGAGCCTCCAGAGGGCTCAGTGAGGACCCTGGCAGCATCGCTCCCAGGCTCCCACCTCTACAACATCACAAGCCACCTGAAGGTCAACATTTCCAAAGACTCCAGCGTGTCGTGCACCATAGAGAACCCGTTCACGAACGAAACCCTGACATCCACGAGCT ATGGAGCGCTGGGCAGCCAGGTGGTGAGCCGAGCATCAGAGGCCATGTGGATCTTCAGCACGGCTCTGTGTGCCGTGGTGGGCGTCATGGTGGTGATCGGAGTGGCCTATCAGATTCACCTGGACAGGATAAGTAAGAGGAAGAAGCACGAATACGAACACGCCAACAGAG GAAACAAACGGCAAGGCAGCCTGTCCAGGGAGGAGGCGGAGCCGATGAAGCAGGAGCCGAAGGAGACCGATGTGTAA
- the gtpbp6 gene encoding putative GTP-binding protein 6 — protein sequence MTALRRIHPWLPLLQRRTSHSCQRAAPTACALLHTPHPAAPPPPGLRGASASQWRSLSLSACRLRSTDDFSGGQHAGLEEEEQDGDEDFIGDSEVEELFQQQVPAGILEDQHRVFIVHPDVKWGSRKQHLTTAELMMAEAVGLVNTLDSWRVVDKIIVSTKTPEKKRIFGKGNFQFLTEKIRQTAGITAVFVNVERLSSLSERELEEAWGVKVFDRYTVVLHIFRCNARTKEAKLQISLAEIPLSRSRLKNEMANLDQQGGGTRYIGGSGETLLEVQQRLLKEREGRIRLALEKLRKKRHLLRSQRKHKEFPIVSVLGYTNCGKTTLIKALTGDSGLQPRNQLFATLDVTIHAGQLPSRMTVLYMDTIGFLSQLPHQLIDSFSATLEDIKHSDLLVHVRDVSHPETVNQKVNVLNILKSLQIPDRLMNSMIEVHNKIDLIDSSHVTEPNTLPISALEGRGLDELKKAMEAQIVNSTGKHIVDLEVDLSTPQLSWLYKEATVQDVQVNADEGTAVVKVIISTAAYGRYKKVFSGR from the exons ATGACCGCACTGAGGAGGATCCATCCATGGCTCCCTCTCCTGCAGAGACGCACCTCACACAGCTGTCAGAGAGCAGCACCCACAGCCTGCGccctcctccacacacctcACCCTGCAGCACCCCCACCACCCGGCCTCAGAGGTGCGTCTGCCTCGCAGTGGAGGTCGTTGTCACTCTCTGCGTGCAGGCTGAGGAGCACAGATGACTTCAGCGGAGGTCAGCACGCAGgattagaggaggaggagcaggatggGGATGAAGACTTCATTGGTGACAGCGAGGTGGAGGAGTTGTTCCAGCAGCAAGTTCCTGCAGGCATCCTAGAGGATCAGCACAGGGTGTTCATCGTGCACCCTGATGTGAAGTGgggaagcaggaagcagcacCTGACCACTG CCGAGCTGATGATGGCCGAGGCTGTGGGGCTCGTGAACACTTTGGACAGCTGGAGAGTGGTGGACAAGATCATCGTCTCCACCAAGACACCGGAGAAGAAGAGGATATTTGGCAAAGGCAACTTCCAGTTTCTCACAG AGAAAATCAGGCAAACAGCAggaatcactgctgtgtttgtgaatgtggaGCGTCTGTCTTCTTTGTCTGAG agggagctggaggaAGCCTGGGGGGTTAAAGTGTTTGACAGATACACAGTGGTCCTCCACATCTTCCGCTGCAACGCCAGGACTAAAGAGGCCAAGTTACAGATCTCTCTGGCAGAAATCCCCCTGTCAAG ATCTCGTCtaaaaaatgaaatggcaaACTTGGACCAGCAGGGCGGAGGAACGAGATACATCGGAGGTTCAG GCGAGACACTGCTGGAGGTCCAGCAGAGGCTGCTGAAGGAGCGGGAGGGGAGAATTCGCTTGGCGCTGGAAAAACTGCGGAAAAAGAGGCACCTGCTGAGATCTCAGCGAAAACACAAGGAGTTCCCCATCGTCTCTGTGTTGGGGTACACCAACTGTG GAAAAACAACCCTGATCAAAGCGCTCACTGGCGACAGCGGCCTCCAGCCCAGAAACCAGCTTTTCGCCACACTGGACGTCACCATCCACGCCGGCCAGCTGCCCAGCCGCATGACCGTCCTGTACATGGACACCATCGGCTTCCTGTCCCAGCTGCCCCACCAGCTCATCGACTCCTTCTCTGCCACACTGGAAGACATTAAACACTCA GATCTGCTGGTCCACGTCAGAGACGTCAGTCATCCGGAGACGGTGAACCAGAAGGTGAACGTACTGAATATCCTGAAGAGCCTCCAAATCCCAGACAGGCTGATGAACTCCATGATAGAAGTCCACAATAAGATTGACCTCATTGACAG CTCCCACGTCACAGAGCCCAACACGCTGCCCATATCTGCCCTGGAAGGGCGAGGCCTGGACGAGCTGAAGAAAGCCATGGAGGCACAGATTGTAAACTCTACAGGAAAACACATTGTAGATCTCGAAGTTGACCTCAGCACTCCTCAGTTAAG CTGGCTGTACAAAGAAGCCACAGTGCAGGACGTGCAGGTGAATGCAGATGAAGGCACGGCTGTCGTCAAGGTCATCATCAGCACGGCTGCGTATGGACGCTACAAGAAAGTGTTCTCAGGCAGATag
- the LOC139202784 gene encoding PI-PLC X domain-containing protein 1 — translation MSSVSGVSELSLAELPMESWMSHLPCALWDTPLYHLAIPGSHNAITYCLDMNDRSPVDLMQPDMLQKLDKYMKPLIRPFVYKWAITQEYTIKQQLDCGIRYCDLRIAHRPNDNSTDLYFYHGVYTTLTVETVLMEIREWLDAHPKEVVILSFSHFLGLSQELHTLLLTTIRNVFTSKLCPKTEVLTLRNLWALGYTVIVSYEHSIVSCHSDLWPHIPYWWANKCKAEALIEVFEHRKQHGRPGGFFVTGINLTEDLKYICTHPTESLKDLVMSTYPTLLSWVKEQTPGSRVGSLNIIAGDFITESQFVPTVVTLNEKLLKWSS, via the exons ATGTCCTCGGTGTCCGGAGTGAGCGAGCTGAGCCTGGCAGAGCTGCCCATGGAGAGCTGGATGTCTCACCTGCCATGTGCTCTGTGGGACACCCCCCTGTACCACCTGGCCATCCCAG GCAGCCACAATGCAATAACCTACTGTCTGGATATGAATGACAGATCCCCCGTTGACCTTATGCAGCCAGACATGCTCCAAAAGCTGGACAAATACATGAAGCCTCTTATTCGCCCATTTGTGTACAAATGGGCAATAACCCAG GAGTACACTATAAAGCAGCAGCTGGACTGTGGGATCAGATACTGTGACCTGAGAATTGCACACAGGCCCAATGACAACTCCACTGATCTGTACTTCTACCACGGAGTCTACACCACGCTCACTGTGGAG ACCGTTCTAATGGAGATAAGAGAGTGGCTGGATGCTCATCCCAAAGAGGTGGTCATCCTCTCCTTCAGTCACTTCCTCGGCCTGAGTCAGGAGCTCcacactctgctgctcacaACCATACGCAACGTATTCACCTCAAAACTCTGTCCCAAAACG GAAGTGTTAACGCTCCGAAACCTGTGGGCTTTAGGCTACACAGTGATTGTGTCCTATGAACACAGCATCGTCAGCTGTCACAGCGACCTGTGGCCACACATTCCTTACTGGTGGGCCAACAAATGTAAAGCGGAGGCTCTGATCGAGGTGTTTGAACACAGGAAACAACATGGCAGACCAG GAGGTTTCTTCGTCACAGGAATTAATCTGACGGAGGACCTGAAATACATCTGCACACACCCGACAGAGTCCCTGAAGGACCTGGTGATGTCCACGTATCCGACGCTGCTGAGCTGGGTGAAGGAGCAGACTCCCGGCTCCAGAGTGGGCTCTCTCAACATCATTGCTGGGGACTTTATCACTGAGAGCCAGTTTGTTCCTACTGTCGTTACACTGAATGAGAAACTACTCAAATGGTCCTCATGA